AATCTTTTATAAAAATTGGTTGGAACTTGTATTGCAACTCTTTTCTTTTCTGGTGCTTATctgctttatttttcttgttcttcagaAAAGCTTTCATTATATTGGCCTTCTTAAAGCTGTTATGAGGCTATCTATGACTTCACTAAAAGCAGCAGATGCGAAGGAAGTAGCTTCTTCAGTTACAGCAATTGCAAATGAAAAActtaaggcagaaaaggaagctaATGCAGGCAAGAAAAAACAAGGTAAATATTAGAATGTCCTTGCCATATAATGTTGTGCTGCTAAGTTTACAAGGATAATAACGAGGGAAAATTTTGGTATACCGGTATTATTCAACAGGCACAAAGAAAAAGCAGCTCCATGTTGACAAGGCAGAGGATGACTATGTTACTGCAGGTGGCTATGATGATGTGGATGACTACGACTTCATGTGAGTGATCGAGTTGGTTTCCTCTTTCTATGTATGATTACCGAGTGATTTTAAAGATTTGATAATTACCTGAGGTGGATAAGAACCAAAAGTGGCTATTTCCTCAGCATTCTCTTGAGGCTTTTGAGGTTGTGTCGAAGTCCATTACTTATTTAAGTAGCTTTCTTCTTTtgttacatgatgtatttatactGGACACATTGGTACCATTTCCTGGTCTAATATATCAGAATGAGTTTTGGAATTGATGTTTAAAACTGTTTTCTGCAACATATGAAAACATGGTATTTGTTAGATGTCCATGCAGAGCTCAAGCAAGCAGCTGCTTCCTTTTGGCATCAATATGATGATTGTGCTTAAGATATAATGTGGTATATGAAATCTGATCCATTTTTTGGTGAAATGAGCCTACTGTAGTGACTTATATGCTCTGTTGCTTTGGGTATATGGTTGATAATGATGATGTATTGAAGGAAGCGTTTCCTCTGGTTAAAGGTCTTTGACATTTTTGATCTGCAAAAGTACTTGGTAACAGCAAAGGAGATGTTGACTTTTCTAAATTTTAGTGTTACATGGCTAATGTTTTGATATTTTAGTTGCATTTATTTAGCTAAAAGTCAAGAACTTCGTAGAAGAGCTAACTTCGACTTTTACATGCTAATAGCTTCCTTGAAGAAGTGTGTGTGGAATAAGTTGCTGGAAAAAATCAACTAATATAATGCCCAATAAATGATCTTTCGTTGGATGATGTCCTTCTGATCAATGAGTAAATTTCTAAGCAATTAGATTTATATAGATGTGCTTCAAGACCAGTCTCCATTCACAAGTATCATATCAACATGCTACCCACCAAATGATGGAAGAGCAGAAGGGCCCAGTAATCATCCGACCGACTCCTGCCTCCAAGCAAAACCAACTCACCCTCTTTCTTGGAACCATCTTGTGGATTCCCAGGCTAAATGTACTACAGTGCTGCTCTGGGAATTCCATTGTACTTGACTGGATATTATTGTGTGAACTGACTTGGAACAACTTGGTTTGGTTGTCAGTGGCAAATCATGACTGATTCGttgttctttttcttccttgtttTATATTATGATTACAACTATTTTCATCAATCATAGCACCATGAAAGTCCACTGTCATGGAATCAAACCTCAAAAGGCAGGTCAAATACTTGCAGAGTTAGTAAGCTTCATATTTTAAAGAGAATTGATCAAGTAGGAACACATGACCTGCCAAGCACAGTTTTGGCTTCAGAGACCTAACCCCTTATCCCTGAATGGGTCATTCAAGTTCTCCAACTTAGCTTTTCTAGTGTCTTGAACAAAAAACAGTCAACAACAAAATATGACAGTCCATCAAATTTGACTGGAGgagctcttctttctcttcttccccaCTAGATGACCATATGAACCCATCTTTTGGTTCATTAAGATGAATGTGCAAATAATGTCCGGTCTGATTCGATACTGGTGAGACAAAAGTAAATCAAGCAATATACTTATATGGTAttgaatcttttttttcttcttttttttataaattatcgacACTCGATACAAACTCATACTAACTCCTAATCGAAATTATAAACCTTGGTTCAACTCCTTTCAAGCTAAGTTCTATATTAATATCTGTAGCTCACCACAGTGACTTGTGAAAGCACTGGAACTTGACACACTTGCCTTGAGACCTTGCTTTCCATTAGCTGTCATGCATTAATCTAGACATTCCACCATCCACAATGAAGAGAAAATGACCATATGATAATAGGGTCATTCTCAAAGTCAGACAAAACACTTTGTATTTTGATGCACAAGCTTACGGCAAACAAGAACAAGCTGTGGGTTCCATTAAAAATGGTTGGCATGCATTTGATGGATGGAATATGAATGGTAATTGGAATGTCAACGTCTTCCCTCGGTGGCGTGGAGAGAAATGCCACAGCTACTTCTTTCAAAGACGTAACCCTCACATGACACATCTGGCCACAGTCTCCGATGGCAGCTGCATGGTAAATCCAGCGGCACTCTCCTCCTATATATCCATTGCTCAAAAGACCTTCTGACCAAAGAGGTAGTGGAGAAGACGAGCGATCGCAAGGATGAGGCCTTCGACGGCAGCGTCAACCGCCGGGCGAATGCCCCAAAGGCTTGTCTTCGTTGCGTTCATGGGGTGCCTGCTCATGATCATCCCCTGCTTCTTCGTTGCAGTGTGGAAGCCAAAGTTGGACCCTCTCTCGTCTCGTAAGCCGAATTCTCTGAACTCATATGTGATCGTTTGATCTTCTCGGCGAGAGTTTTGCGGCCAGCAAACGGTTCTCGACTCGATCATCTCTTCTCTTCGTTTCAGCAAATCTGCAGCTATCCGTGACGACCAGCATAAAAATACAAGCCGTCCGAGAGAGTTCCAGCATCTCCGATCGGTCCGGTGAGTAGACTTTCCATGTTCATCATGTTCCTGTGGAACTTCATCTGATTCCCATCTCTCTCTAAAGCTTCAGCACGCATTATGGAATGCAGAAGCAATTCAACAGTCTCTATAATCAAGCATCCTTCATAACATTCTACAACAAAGTCTGTTCTATTGTTCCATGCAGATAACAAAGCTATTATCTACTTCATCAGCTACTTTTTCAGATAACAAACCATTATCTATCCATGGCCTGTTACATACATGCAAACTAAAGAACTCAGTTTGGAACCACAAGAATAAATCCACCTACCTATGTCATGAGGAACTGAAATGGTATAAGTGGAATTCCCATTCACTATTGATAGGCTTCATGAGATAAGAGACAGGGGTGATAACCAATAGAGTCACATCAAACTAGTAGTTTTGTGTTGCCCACCATCTTGCTTTTGGCTGCACTAGAGAAAGGGACATCAAGAAGGTCCCAGATATGGCAGCATCCTCAGATAAGTTTTGTGCTTTGTGTATAGAAATTTCTCAGAGCTATAACTTCTCTTGTGACTATTATAATTCAATAGATAACAACCACATAAGAACAAATGTCAGCATTTTATTGTTATACGCAACCTTGAAGGACAAACAATCGGATAGCAGTTCAAAGTAGGTGTAGATAGCAACACCGAAGTATAGATGTCTATTGTGGAAGGAGAGCTGTCAATGGAAAATGAGTCCTTTGATAGGCCATCCATTCTCACAAAAAAGAAAACTGATTATTGAGTTCGATTGTTGGCTTGAGGTGTTATGTGGGTTTCAGTCACAAATTGATTCACACAATTAATCTACTTAATAGAAAGATAGATAGGTCGATTTCATTTATTTAGTTCAATAGTCAATCAAGAATTCATCTCTTTTGATGTGGTCAAGTTTCATTGCCAGCATCATCCAATCCTTTGAGGCAATCGAATTAACTTTCTAATATCATCCTATTGATCACAGCTAAAAGAATATGTTTATTATTCAAACCATATGACTATGTTCATCGCATTCTACCTGAGTGATAGAATTTCTTTTGTCTTTTTGGTCTTTAAGACATATAAGAAGAGTGGCAGGGATACAAACCAAACCTGTAGTATGTGTCTGATATGAAAGATCTGAAAGGAGATTTGTGGTTAAAATAACATAATTGCATCAGTCAAATTTAATTAAATGCAGTACTGTTCAAGGAAGTGACAATAATTAGTTTAATATGGTTTTGGTCCACTCTTTTGTTAACCTTGATTTAGTTTTTATCTCATAGTCATTCCAAGGTTGAGCCTTTTGTCTTCCTCCAAATGCAGGTAGTGAAATGGTGGTGATGCCAATTTCTGTCAATGAGGATGAAGCAGAGTTAACCAATGGTTAGTGAAAATTATGAactcacagaaaaaaaaaagttagatttattgTTCTTTACTTTTAATATTTGTTATGTTTTGGATGTCAATTAGTTTACATTATATTAGCTTCTGTGGCTTCATTTGACAGATACTGAGATCATAAGGATGCCTCCTcctgaagaagagaagggaagagtaaATATGACATTCACAGGTTGGTGTAAGCATATGTTGGCATTAAGAGAGAGAAGAATTTGAAGTAGTTGGACTGTGTTTAGCATAAAAGAAAAACTAATAATAGATCTTCTTGGGGTGATGTGTTAGAAAGTTCATAAAAAAGAGGAGCACAAAAACTTTTTTGGTTGAAgaaatctgaaaaataaaaaaatgaaagtgTTTGTTgtatatttgaaaaaaaagttttcctgattttttttttgtttttcccaCCAAACAAACATCAGGAAAAAAAGTATATTTATTTAATAGAAACAATCTGTTATAAGATTTTTCATTCATGTGGGATTCAGAACTTGGAAACTCATTTCATGAAGAAAGAAAACTTGGAAGCTCAGTGCAgcagaggaggaatcaaaagatgTTTGTGCAATCAATGTTTGATCTCACAATTCATGTGACACAGATTAATATATGCAATTTATCACTTTCTGTGAATTGGAATTCATATTCCTAAATGACAATAGCATTAGCCTTCTTAGAGGTAAAGGACAAGCAAACTTGAAAGCAAAAGTACTTTCATAATATTCTAAGCAGATGCCATGTATTCAAATACTGTTGACTTGCAATTAGTTCTCTTCTGTTCTATCTTGAACAATCATTAACTGTTCCAATAAAACATAGTAAACTTTGTAGTCATTAGGTTTTCTAGTCGcttgtgatgatatatatttCTTACAACAATTACTTTGGTTCATATTTTGTTTGAACAAGAAAAAAACAACAATGTTTCACCATTTATCACCAAATCATTCCATACCCTTACTTAAAGTGATCATGTGTTTGGTATTATAATTCAGAGGCTGAATTCTCAAACTCAACCATGGATGAAGAGCAGAAGAATAATGATAATGGAATTTACCCTACAACAAATGTCAAAGATGCAGCAAAGCCTAAACAAGGTTGAAACATACTTTAAATATCTTCAGATGTATATATCTGTTCTTCTACCAACAAATGTCCAATGCCTTCTTTGCAGAATTTAGCTTAGCAACAGGGAAACCAAAAGCAGAAGAAGGAACACAAGAAATTACCTCACAGACTGGTGAGTCTAAAGTCTAAACCTTAGATTCATTAAAGTCTAAAGTCTGATTTCGATTTCTTTTTTCGAGAATAATTGTGAATCCACCCAATATTATTAAGTATCAATCTTTGGTCTGAGAGGCAAATTTAATTGTTCTTTGGAGTGTCTAACAAAGTTGATTGATTTGCTTCGCTCTGATCAGAGCAATAAGAACAAGTCTTATCCTATCACATAGTTGAATTGTTTCTTCCTCTTTGGAAAGAGAATTCAAGAAGGTGTACATCTACTTTTCTGAAGAAGAAAAATTGCAATTACTCATAGATTTCCGCATCCAATATCGAATAATCTCTTGAAGAAATTCCAGTGATTAACTGTGGTAAAACCTTCTTGATTAATGGTAGAATGTCAAACAAGAATTCATAGCTCAGCAACCACATTTTTAGTTGCTCCTGTCAAGCATAACTTCACAATGCCTATTGGTAAGCTGCAGAGGGAGTTGCAGAGAGCAAGATAACCTGTGATCTATCCGAGCGTCGATCCGATACTTGTGTCATGCATGGTgatgtgagagttcttggataCTCGTCTTCGATCATCTTGTCCAAAGCACCACAAGCAGATGCTCCCGGAGAAGAGAATACTTGGAAGATCAGACCGTATGCTAGAAAATGGGAGTCCCCATTGATGGAAATTATCAGAGAACTCACCCTCAAAGAATCCACAAAGCCAGCTGATACCCCCCGGTGCGCAGTTCATCACACGGTCCCTGCCATCGTCTTCTCCACCGGCGGATTCCTTGGCAACTTCTTCCATGACTTCACTGATGTGCTGATCCCCCTCTTCACGACCGCACGTCAGTACAGAGGAGAAGCCCAGTTCTTGGTGACCAACTTCAACTACGGCTGGATCAAGAAGTATGAGCAGATTCTACGACGGCTTTCGCATTACCAAATCATCGATCTGGATCGAGACGGCAGGGTGCATTGCTTTCGACATGTTCATGTCGGTCTCTTGAGCCACAAGGAATTGAGCATGGATCCTGCCAAGTCTCCAAATGGCTACTCCATGGCAGACTTCAGGGAGTTCTTGAGGTCATGCTTCTCTCTGAAGAGGAAGTCCGTCAGCGCCGGCAACAGGAAGCCGAGACTGCTGATGATCAACAGAAAGGGGCCGAGGTCCTTCAGCAACAGAAGGGAAGTGGCGTCGCTGGCACGAAGCTTGGGCTACAAAGTGGTGGTCGCCGGCCCTGAGGAGACGAAGAACCTGTCGAGGTTTGCACGCGTGGTCAACTCCTGCGACGTGATGATGGGCGTGCACGGCGCAGGGCTGACCAACATGCTCTTCCTGCCCACCGACGCAGCGCTGGTGCAGGTAATCCCATGGGGCGGGTTGAAGTACGCCTGCGGCCATGACTTCGGAGAGCCTGCACCGGACATGGGAATCAGGTACTTGGAGTATGAGATCAAAGAAGGGGAGAGTTCACTGATGCGGCAGTACCCGAGAAGCCATCCAGTGTTCACAGATCCTCTTTCGATTCACAAACAAGGTTGGAATGTCCTCTGGTCCGTCTTCCTCAACAAACAGAGTGTGAGGCTCGATGTCAGAAGGTTCAAAGGCGTCCTGCAAGAAGCCATGAACGCACTGCCTCATTAGGAGGAAGTCGGTGTTCCACTCAGGTTGGTTTGATTCTATTCTTCATCGATGTATATAGAACGTTGTTTATCGAATACATTGAATTGAAGAGCAGCAACGAGTTGCGAGGGCACACCTTATTGGTTCCCAGCCATGGTTGCCACAACACAGGGTGTCCATGTTGTACTCGGTTGCCGATGCTTGAGTTCGTTAGCTCTTGTGGGACCCAGATACGAGAGCCAACGAGAGAATGCCCTGTCTTGTTTGGTCGCTCGGCTAAGACATCGGAGCCGCACCTCCACGGTTTTGCGTGATCATTTATTTAAGGCGAAACCCAACCGCCATTGGACCATTTGCATATCTCTGTTTGGAacagttgagagagagagagagagagagagagagacgatcgCAACGAGATCAACGAAGAGGCTACGGCCGAGCAGATTGCCGTAGAGGCATCCACCCAATATTACAGGTCACTCGATTCCTGcccctccttcctctctttctcctctccttttGTCGTCGGGGTCTCATTTTAGGGTTTCGAATAATTCTTTTTCTTGTAATTTCTTGATTTCTTCTTGGAGGATCTT
The window above is part of the Musa acuminata AAA Group cultivar baxijiao chromosome BXJ1-1, Cavendish_Baxijiao_AAA, whole genome shotgun sequence genome. Proteins encoded here:
- the LOC135674302 gene encoding beta-1,2-xylosyltransferase XYXT1-like isoform X2 — encoded protein: MRPSTAASTAGRMPQRLVFVAFMGCLLMIIPCFFVAVWKPKLDPLSSPNLQLSVTTSIKIQAVRESSSISDRSGSEMVVMPISVNEDEAELTNEAEFSNSTMDEEQKNNDNGIYPTTNVKDAAKPKQEFSLATGKPKAEEGTQEITSQTEGVAESKITCDLSERRSDTCVMHGDVRVLGYSSSIILSKAPQADAPGEENTWKIRPYARKWESPLMEIIRELTLKESTKPADTPRCAVHHTVPAIVFSTGGFLGNFFHDFTDVLIPLFTTARQYRGEAQFLVTNFNYGWIKKYEQILRRLSHYQIIDLDRDGRVHCFRHVHVGLLSHKELSMDPAKSPNGYSMADFREFLRSCFSLKRKSVSAGNRKPRLLMINRKGPRSFSNRREVASLARSLGYKVVVAGPEETKNLSRFARVVNSCDVMMGVHGAGLTNMLFLPTDAALVQVIPWGGLKYACGHDFGEPAPDMGIRYLEYEIKEGESSLMRQYPRSHPVFTDPLSIHKQGWNVLWSVFLNKQSVRLDVRRFKGVLQEAMNALPH
- the LOC135674302 gene encoding beta-1,2-xylosyltransferase XYXT1-like isoform X1; this translates as MRPSTAASTAGRMPQRLVFVAFMGCLLMIIPCFFVAVWKPKLDPLSSPNLQLSVTTSIKIQAVRESSSISDRSGSEMVVMPISVNEDEAELTNDTEIIRMPPPEEEKGRVNMTFTEAEFSNSTMDEEQKNNDNGIYPTTNVKDAAKPKQEFSLATGKPKAEEGTQEITSQTEGVAESKITCDLSERRSDTCVMHGDVRVLGYSSSIILSKAPQADAPGEENTWKIRPYARKWESPLMEIIRELTLKESTKPADTPRCAVHHTVPAIVFSTGGFLGNFFHDFTDVLIPLFTTARQYRGEAQFLVTNFNYGWIKKYEQILRRLSHYQIIDLDRDGRVHCFRHVHVGLLSHKELSMDPAKSPNGYSMADFREFLRSCFSLKRKSVSAGNRKPRLLMINRKGPRSFSNRREVASLARSLGYKVVVAGPEETKNLSRFARVVNSCDVMMGVHGAGLTNMLFLPTDAALVQVIPWGGLKYACGHDFGEPAPDMGIRYLEYEIKEGESSLMRQYPRSHPVFTDPLSIHKQGWNVLWSVFLNKQSVRLDVRRFKGVLQEAMNALPH